Proteins encoded in a region of the Oryctolagus cuniculus chromosome 10, mOryCun1.1, whole genome shotgun sequence genome:
- the GRP gene encoding gastrin-releasing peptide, producing MRSRELPLVLLALVLCQAPRGPAAPVSAGGGTLLAKMYPRGNHWAVGHLMGKKSTGESPYASERDSLKQQLREYIRWEEAARSLLGLMEGKGNRNQQPHRLELLGNLQPTWDSEDSSNFRDIGSKRQESW from the exons ATGCGCAGCCGAGAGCTCCCGCTAGTCCTCCTGGCGCTGGTGCTGTGCCAGGCGCCCCGGGGGCCAGCGGCCCCGGTGTCAGCGGGCGGAGGCACCTTGTTGGCCAAGATGTACCCGCGTGGCAACCACTGGGCAGTGG GGCACTTGATGGGGAAGAAGAGCACAGGAGAGTCACCCTATGCGTCTGAAAGGGACAGCCTGAAGCAGCAGCTGCGGGAGTACATTCGGTGGGAAGAAGCTGCCAGGAGTTTGCTGGGCCTCATGGAAGGAAAGGGGAATAGGAACCAGCAGCCACATCGACTCGAGCTCCTGGGCAACCTCCAGCCTACCTGGGATTCAGAGGACAGCAGCAACTTTCGAGACATTGGCTCAAAACGCCAAGAAAG CTGGTAG